A portion of the Cryptomeria japonica chromosome 5, Sugi_1.0, whole genome shotgun sequence genome contains these proteins:
- the LOC131027998 gene encoding NAC domain-containing protein 6: MEGSLHGQFDLPGFRFHPTEEELVTFYLRKRIQGELFSFDIIGTLDLYQYDPWQLPGLANVGEREWFFFVPVDKKCAQSRRSRLTLSGYWKATGTDRPVRDQMFNCVGLKKTLVFYKGKAPNGVKTDWIMNEYRMPDFRFARKKDIVLCRIHRKATSQRTLNQQAMQGGGEDPMQFSAASNFQQHEFNLMNHESEPMGGGLPCLNEADGEYLMDCMSPFKDNKLKPLELQVPKFSVDKLFSPWIETWTPSILLCSPIGITSEIMMP, translated from the exons ATGGAGGGCAGTTTGCATGGACAGTTTGATCTTCCAGGGTTCAGATTCCATCCTACAGAAGAGGAATTAGTGACCTTCTATCTTAGAAAAAGGATTCAAGGCGAACTTTTCAGCTTTGATATAATTGGAACTTTGGATTTGTATCAGTACGATCCATGGCAACTCCCAG GTCTTGCAAATGTGGGAGAAAGAGAATGGTTCTTCTTTGTTCCTGTTGATAAAAAATGCGCTCAATCCAGAAGAAGCAGACTTACGCTCTCTGGTTATTGGAAGGCTACTGGAACAGATAGACCAGTTCGAGATCAAATGTTTAACTGTGTTGGGCTTAAAAAGACTCTGGTGTTTTACAAAGGAAAAGCCCCAAATGGAGTAAAGACTGACTGGATCATGAATGAGTACAGAATGCCAGATTTTCGTTTCGCAAGAAAG AAGGATATAGTGTTGTGCCGAATCCACAGAAAAGCCACTTCTCAGAGAACATTAAATCAGCAAGCTATGCAAGGAGGAGGAGAAGACCCCATGCAATTTTCAGCTGCTTCAAATTTTCAGCAGCATGAATTTAACTTGATGAATCATGAAAGTGAGCCCATGGGTGGCGGATTACCTTGTTTGAATGAAGCTGATGGTGAATACCTAATGGACTGCATGAGTCCATTCAAAGACAATAAACTGAAGCCCCTGGAATTACAGGTACCAAAGTTCAGTGTGGATAAGCTGTTTAGCCCATGGATAGAAACATGGACACCTTCCATTCTGCTATGCAGTCCCATAGGGATTACATCTGAGATTATGATGCCATAg